In Helicobacter ibis, a genomic segment contains:
- the era gene encoding GTPase Era, with protein MDSKAGFVALLGRPNAGKSTLLNALLGERLALVSHKANATRKRLNVIVMWEDTQIIFVDTPGIHKQEKLLNEYMLKEALKALDDCDFLIFLAPASDRISFYEEFLELNKNKKKHILVLSKADMVSKDELLSKIKEYEKYSGVYEELIPVSYKDDKSLESLLKAISKYIPQNPYYYDQEILSPESTKEIVKEIIRESCFAFLSDELPYESDVMINKYTEKESVDVIRATIIVLKDSQKGIVVGKCGATIKRIGKDCRVKIERFLGKRVYLELFVKVVPNWSKEKEMLKKVGYNFDF; from the coding sequence ATGGATAGCAAGGCTGGATTTGTTGCATTACTTGGGAGACCTAATGCTGGGAAAAGCACTCTATTAAATGCACTTTTAGGAGAGAGATTAGCACTTGTATCGCACAAGGCAAATGCGACTAGAAAGAGACTAAATGTAATTGTCATGTGGGAGGATACACAAATAATATTTGTCGATACTCCCGGGATTCATAAACAAGAAAAACTACTTAATGAATATATGCTAAAAGAAGCACTAAAGGCGTTAGATGATTGTGATTTTTTAATCTTTTTAGCTCCTGCTAGTGATAGAATTTCGTTTTATGAAGAGTTTTTGGAGTTAAATAAAAATAAAAAAAAGCATATCTTGGTCCTTAGCAAAGCTGATATGGTGAGTAAAGATGAGCTTTTATCAAAGATAAAAGAATATGAAAAATATAGTGGTGTATATGAAGAGCTAATACCAGTATCTTATAAAGATGATAAAAGCTTGGAGAGTTTGCTAAAAGCAATATCCAAATATATACCACAAAATCCATACTACTATGATCAAGAGATTCTAAGTCCTGAATCTACAAAAGAAATAGTAAAAGAGATAATAAGGGAATCTTGCTTTGCGTTTTTGAGTGATGAACTACCTTATGAGAGTGATGTGATGATAAATAAATATACAGAAAAAGAAAGTGTAGATGTAATAAGAGCTACTATAATCGTGCTAAAAGATAGTCAAAAGGGGATAGTAGTCGGAAAGTGTGGTGCTACAATAAAAAGGATAGGCAAGGATTGTAGGGTTAAGATTGAAAGATTTTTAGGCAAGAGGGTGTATTTGGAGTTGTTTGTTAAGGTAGTGCCAAATTGGTCTAAAGAGAAAGAAATGCTAAAAAAAGTTGGCTATAATTTCGATTTTTAA
- the hslV gene encoding ATP-dependent protease subunit HslV, protein MFHATTILAYRGDGYAVIGGDGQVTLGNCVFKGNATKIRTLCGGKILSGFAGSTADAFTLFEMFERILENKKGDLLKSVMEFSKEWRKDKYLRRLEAMMIVLNKEHIYILSGTGDVIEPEDGKIAAIGSGGNYALSAARALDRFGKLEPKEIVLESLKIAGELCIYTNNNIKILELK, encoded by the coding sequence ATGTTTCATGCTACTACTATATTAGCCTATAGAGGCGATGGATATGCGGTGATTGGTGGAGATGGGCAGGTTACTTTGGGAAATTGTGTTTTTAAGGGCAATGCTACAAAGATTAGGACACTATGTGGCGGTAAGATTCTAAGTGGGTTTGCTGGTAGCACTGCTGATGCATTTACTTTGTTTGAGATGTTTGAGAGAATTTTGGAGAATAAAAAGGGAGATTTGCTAAAGTCTGTAATGGAGTTCTCTAAAGAATGGAGAAAGGATAAGTATCTAAGAAGATTAGAAGCTATGATGATAGTATTAAATAAGGAACACATATATATACTAAGTGGAACTGGAGATGTAATAGAGCCAGAAGATGGGAAGATAGCTGCTATTGGTAGTGGTGGGAACTATGCGTTATCTGCTGCTAGGGCATTAGATAGATTTGGAAAGCTAGAGCCAAAAGAAATAGTTTTAGAATCTCTAAAAATAGCTGGTGAACTATGTATATATACAAATAATAATATAAAAATTTTGGAGCTTAAATAA
- a CDS encoding L,D-transpeptidase Cds6 family protein, with protein sequence MKVVLFLFLSIFVYANEYAWIETYRNGGVSALEKKIDETLQSREYWKYALKDKDVRYGYYESVNFLFVATKDSPSLEKPKLKLYSMDNGKWVEKINVNSLVGSKGGHKQKEGDLATPIGVYELKARLSGLDQYYGPLAYDTSYPNLYDKLHKRTGYGIWIHGMPLNGNREELNTRGCIAIENNFLTQVDGLINHKEALLITYDNKIKETNIDELSSILANLFAWKEAWKVNDIESYLSFYSKDEFIRFDGARFDEFAENKRRIFNKKEDKTITFSKINVSPYPNDGNRNMFRISFFEDYKAPSYSFRGTKELYVLLDGEKIQILAEK encoded by the coding sequence ATGAAAGTTGTGTTGTTTTTATTTCTTAGCATTTTTGTTTATGCAAATGAATATGCTTGGATTGAAACTTACAGAAATGGCGGAGTTAGCGCATTAGAGAAAAAAATAGATGAAACTCTGCAAAGTAGGGAATATTGGAAATATGCACTAAAAGATAAAGATGTGCGATATGGATACTATGAGAGTGTTAATTTCTTGTTTGTGGCGACTAAAGATTCTCCTAGTTTGGAGAAGCCAAAGCTAAAGTTGTATAGCATGGATAATGGCAAATGGGTGGAGAAGATAAATGTAAATAGCCTGGTTGGTTCAAAAGGTGGGCATAAGCAAAAAGAAGGAGACTTAGCCACCCCAATTGGTGTATATGAGCTAAAGGCTAGACTTAGTGGGCTAGATCAATATTATGGTCCATTGGCCTATGATACTTCATATCCAAATCTATATGATAAGCTACATAAAAGAACGGGATATGGGATATGGATTCATGGTATGCCACTAAATGGAAATAGAGAAGAGCTAAATACTAGAGGTTGTATTGCTATTGAAAATAATTTTTTAACACAAGTTGATGGCTTAATAAATCACAAAGAAGCATTATTAATCACATATGACAATAAGATTAAAGAAACAAATATAGATGAGCTTTCAAGCATACTTGCAAACTTGTTTGCATGGAAAGAGGCATGGAAGGTGAATGATATTGAATCTTATCTGAGCTTTTATAGTAAAGATGAGTTTATTAGGTTTGATGGTGCTAGATTTGATGAATTTGCAGAGAATAAAAGAAGAATCTTTAACAAAAAAGAAGATAAAACAATAACTTTTAGCAAAATAAATGTATCTCCATATCCAAATGATGGAAATAGAAATATGTTTAGAATTAGTTTCTTTGAAGATTATAAAGCACCTAGCTATTCTTTTAGGGGAACAAAAGAATTATACGTGTTATTGGATGGTGAAAAGATTCAAATATTAGCAGAGAAGTAA
- a CDS encoding beta strand repeat-containing protein: MKKKTNKKFTASKKSLVLSLACVSVLATVANAEISGLDQSGADKSSVKGDQNLVINEQISGSLLDLNGFSGGGDKNVTINFDITNGIINGKGSSNLQGTITNNATIGKGADFGNITFSGGGATISNNGTIDGNMTFGKLNVSGSASATGAIINSGTISGNLIIKSVNVNANIKASGSGISVTNGGAITGGVDIGKIDVNVSGGALGGDFVFENTAEGTIGNGVKLGAIDIKALSGGDAEVSIKNAGNITGGISLNDNVLVQSSGGMAASSGSAVFLVQNTGNLDSLNINGSLFADKAGKITIENNSGTIGDFIIGKGSTINTGVSGSISITNSGSIANWINNGSIKESGAGSVTLSNNGSIEMLTNNGSISTSKGFENFGNINNFTNSKTGSISKITNADASANAYIGTLNNAGKITTIVNGDTSLYGTINTLVNTGSIGSGANTSGGVTNNAGSVINTIANYGNIIDGKDFSGANAAIYNVGVVGTIINSNKFITESPDGSGSTTTSTNAKIGYIVSDNRGGSGASIGLIDNQGGTIDGIINKESSITTIKNTGTINSIIATGSATNNAAFGTIANLDTGAISSLALSGGATITSVVNEGVIGNKNAQNATSDAISMKSGANSIASLINTGSINGNINLSSDKGGNNTITTLDNSGKITGKIILATGNASTSAIASIATLTNYDTGSIGEILVGNNGSGGHIGTLNNYGTIVNGITIANDSGSIVNLNNYSTLGNVDTGKVGLTNNNTIDNLRNYETGSIVYAGTGTIDKLLDNKGTIALAKGTSNAINLADGARVTNTGKIIGSQDGVSIFSTMGAISINNTGSVDVRNYKQSQIHLSGAGASANIEAWKLTLNESTSTFNNTPGYTYRVSDERYLSGTFIPAEVTPPTDGSGGNTESGDNTGATNPKGKWVFTTIGSGANTDTNKMNANSHIYVSKDENGKFENVNFLDKSIVLDLSNQGFEIGQVYNMDNLVYGVDNNGLLTGIGSAEWTIKDNGSGNGTLVYELDSGASSVNGGRGLTSANLAIQDDLYTISDTFIDTITSENGDGKRVRGFSIGVDVANGAGALLAQGLTNVSARRSLFIDSITSTAIQATIDQTSRTQQVSYNDSDVNFENLAKYAQISTDAYSATSNRDTYFYAIPYYTADSMDLQGGFENLKGNTYGLVAGAQKNLYDAGIVGIFFGFESGSYDTSARFTSYNQDDLTFYGGLNYYKVLGGTESREYYVKAIAKAALISSDVSRSTTAGSGTGDASVDSANFGAGADLGINFYLTDAHVISPEIGISYDRLNTDSFVIGNQYYEESDANLLQGKIGFNWLAQWSPVFSTNFGAGIKNNFTGDIDTAVRIDNNHISQTVDLPSTYQYVQGGLSYMITNNIEVSLNYNGNYSSDTSSHSGLLRLGMWW; this comes from the coding sequence GTGAAGAAAAAGACTAATAAAAAATTCACAGCAAGTAAGAAAAGTCTAGTGTTATCACTAGCGTGTGTATCTGTGTTAGCAACTGTTGCTAATGCTGAAATTAGTGGTCTAGATCAGTCTGGTGCAGACAAGTCTAGCGTAAAAGGTGACCAAAATCTAGTTATCAACGAACAAATTTCTGGTAGCTTACTTGACCTTAATGGTTTTAGTGGCGGTGGTGACAAGAACGTTACTATAAACTTTGATATAACAAATGGCATTATTAATGGTAAAGGTTCTTCTAATTTACAAGGAACTATCACAAACAATGCTACAATTGGTAAAGGTGCCGATTTTGGAAATATTACTTTTTCTGGTGGTGGCGCAACTATATCAAATAACGGCACAATAGATGGAAATATGACATTTGGCAAACTGAATGTTAGTGGTTCAGCATCAGCTACTGGTGCAATTATTAATAGTGGCACAATCAGTGGAAATTTAATTATTAAATCTGTGAATGTAAATGCAAACATCAAAGCTAGTGGTTCTGGTATCTCTGTTACAAATGGTGGTGCGATTACTGGTGGTGTAGACATAGGCAAGATAGATGTTAATGTTTCTGGTGGTGCATTAGGTGGTGATTTCGTATTTGAAAACACAGCAGAAGGCACTATAGGCAATGGTGTAAAATTAGGAGCAATAGACATAAAAGCTCTTAGTGGAGGTGATGCTGAAGTTAGCATTAAAAATGCAGGAAATATAACTGGTGGAATAAGCCTAAATGACAATGTATTAGTCCAGTCTAGTGGTGGTATGGCTGCTTCATCAGGCTCCGCTGTGTTTTTAGTCCAAAATACTGGTAACCTTGATTCTTTGAATATAAACGGCAGTCTTTTTGCAGATAAAGCTGGTAAGATTACAATTGAAAACAATTCAGGAACAATAGGTGATTTTATTATAGGAAAGGGTTCTACAATTAATACGGGTGTAAGCGGTTCTATATCTATTACTAATAGTGGATCAATTGCTAACTGGATTAATAATGGTTCTATTAAAGAAAGTGGTGCTGGTAGCGTAACACTGTCTAACAATGGCTCAATTGAAATGCTAACAAATAATGGTTCAATAAGCACTTCAAAAGGATTTGAAAACTTTGGAAATATTAACAACTTCACAAACTCAAAAACTGGGTCTATTTCTAAAATTACAAATGCTGATGCTTCTGCGAATGCATATATTGGCACATTAAATAATGCTGGTAAAATAACAACAATAGTAAATGGTGACACTTCTTTATATGGCACAATTAATACCCTAGTAAATACAGGTTCTATTGGTTCAGGTGCTAATACTTCTGGTGGTGTTACAAATAATGCTGGAAGTGTTATTAATACTATTGCTAACTATGGAAACATTATAGATGGTAAAGATTTCTCTGGAGCTAATGCTGCTATCTACAATGTTGGTGTAGTTGGAACAATTATTAACTCAAATAAATTTATCACTGAAAGCCCAGATGGTAGCGGTTCTACTACAACTTCTACAAACGCTAAAATTGGTTACATAGTAAGTGATAATAGGGGTGGAAGTGGTGCTTCAATAGGACTTATAGATAACCAAGGTGGAACAATTGACGGTATCATTAATAAAGAATCTTCTATTACAACAATCAAAAACACAGGAACTATAAATTCAATAATAGCTACTGGCTCTGCTACAAACAATGCAGCGTTTGGAACAATTGCTAACTTAGATACAGGTGCAATTAGCTCCTTGGCTTTAAGTGGTGGTGCGACTATAACTTCAGTTGTTAATGAAGGTGTAATCGGTAATAAGAATGCACAAAATGCTACTTCTGATGCAATCTCTATGAAATCAGGTGCGAATAGTATAGCTTCTCTTATAAATACAGGTAGTATAAATGGTAATATTAACTTATCAAGCGATAAGGGTGGCAACAATACTATTACTACTTTAGACAATTCAGGTAAAATTACAGGTAAGATAATTCTAGCAACAGGAAATGCATCTACAAGTGCTATAGCTTCTATTGCGACTCTTACTAACTATGATACTGGTTCAATTGGTGAAATCCTAGTTGGAAACAATGGTAGTGGTGGTCATATTGGAACTCTTAACAACTACGGAACAATTGTAAATGGTATTACTATAGCTAATGATTCTGGTTCAATTGTAAACTTAAACAACTACTCTACACTTGGAAATGTTGATACTGGTAAAGTTGGTTTAACTAACAATAACACAATCGACAATCTAAGAAACTATGAGACAGGTTCAATCGTATATGCTGGAACTGGAACAATCGATAAGCTTCTAGATAACAAAGGAACAATTGCTTTAGCTAAAGGAACTTCTAATGCTATAAATCTAGCAGATGGTGCAAGAGTAACAAATACTGGTAAAATCATAGGTTCTCAAGATGGAGTTAGCATATTTAGCACTATGGGAGCTATTAGCATCAACAATACAGGTTCAGTAGATGTTAGAAACTATAAGCAATCTCAAATTCACCTATCTGGTGCAGGTGCAAGTGCAAACATTGAAGCTTGGAAACTAACTCTAAATGAAAGCACATCAACATTTAACAACACTCCTGGATATACATACAGAGTAAGTGATGAAAGATATCTATCAGGCACATTTATTCCTGCAGAAGTAACTCCTCCAACAGATGGAAGTGGTGGCAATACAGAAAGTGGTGATAATACAGGTGCAACTAATCCAAAAGGTAAGTGGGTATTTACAACTATTGGTTCTGGTGCTAATACAGATACTAATAAAATGAATGCTAATTCACATATCTATGTATCTAAAGATGAGAATGGTAAGTTTGAAAATGTAAACTTCCTAGATAAATCTATAGTTCTAGATCTGTCAAATCAAGGCTTTGAAATAGGTCAAGTATATAATATGGATAATCTAGTATATGGTGTTGATAATAACGGTCTATTAACAGGTATAGGTTCTGCTGAATGGACTATTAAAGACAATGGTAGTGGTAATGGAACACTAGTATATGAATTAGATAGTGGTGCTTCAAGCGTTAATGGTGGTAGAGGTCTAACATCTGCTAACTTAGCAATCCAAGATGATCTATACACTATTAGTGATACATTCATTGATACAATAACTTCTGAAAATGGTGATGGAAAGAGAGTAAGAGGTTTCTCAATTGGTGTTGATGTAGCAAATGGTGCAGGTGCTCTTCTAGCTCAAGGTTTAACAAATGTTAGCGCTAGAAGATCTCTATTTATTGATTCAATTACTTCAACAGCTATCCAAGCTACAATTGATCAAACAAGTAGAACACAACAAGTTAGCTACAATGATAGTGATGTTAATTTTGAAAACCTAGCTAAATATGCTCAAATCTCTACAGATGCATATAGTGCGACATCAAATAGAGATACATATTTCTATGCGATACCTTACTATACAGCTGATAGCATGGATTTACAAGGTGGATTTGAAAACCTAAAAGGTAACACTTATGGTCTTGTTGCTGGTGCTCAAAAGAATCTATATGATGCAGGTATCGTTGGTATCTTCTTTGGATTTGAAAGTGGTAGCTATGATACAAGTGCTAGATTTACATCATACAACCAAGATGACTTAACATTCTATGGTGGTCTAAACTACTATAAAGTATTAGGTGGAACAGAAAGCAGAGAATACTATGTAAAAGCTATAGCTAAAGCTGCGTTAATTAGTTCAGATGTTTCAAGAAGCACAACAGCAGGAAGTGGAACTGGTGATGCAAGCGTAGATAGTGCTAACTTTGGTGCTGGCGCTGATTTAGGTATCAATTTCTATCTAACAGATGCTCATGTAATTTCACCAGAAATTGGTATAAGCTATGATAGATTAAATACTGATAGTTTTGTAATAGGCAATCAATATTATGAAGAAAGCGATGCAAATCTATTACAAGGTAAAATAGGATTTAACTGGTTAGCTCAATGGTCACCAGTATTTAGCACAAATTTCGGTGCAGGTATCAAAAACAACTTCACAGGTGATATTGATACAGCTGTAAGAATTGACAATAATCACATTAGCCAAACAGTTGATCTACCAAGCACATATCAATATGTTCAGGGTGGTCTAAGCTATATGATTACTAATAACATTGAAGTTTCTCTAAACTACAATGGTAACTATTCAAGTGATACATCATCTCACTCAGGTCTATTAAGACTAGGTATGTGGTGGTAA
- the rdgB gene encoding RdgB/HAM1 family non-canonical purine NTP pyrophosphatase — MRIILASSNKDKIKEIREIYNNFQVLCFDELIPSFEIEENGNSFKENALIKSKCVFNTLKTQNLLHKTDIVISDDSGICVDLLNGAPGIYSARYSGGNSKDNLEKLINEVKRFESQTSKAHYCACIAISSFFGDFSTHGFMHGFVIAEKRGENGFGYDPIFIPNGFNKTLAELSAQEKNQISHRYKALKLAKYIIEAIGN, encoded by the coding sequence ATGAGAATAATTTTAGCAAGTTCCAACAAAGACAAAATAAAAGAAATCAGAGAAATCTACAATAATTTTCAAGTTTTATGTTTTGATGAATTAATACCAAGTTTTGAAATAGAAGAAAATGGAAATAGCTTTAAAGAAAATGCACTAATAAAATCAAAATGTGTATTTAACACTCTAAAAACACAGAATCTATTACACAAAACGGATATTGTCATATCTGATGATAGTGGTATTTGTGTGGATTTATTAAATGGAGCTCCGGGAATTTATAGTGCAAGATATAGCGGTGGAAATTCAAAAGATAATTTAGAAAAGCTAATAAATGAAGTAAAAAGATTTGAATCCCAAACTTCAAAGGCACACTATTGTGCGTGTATAGCAATTAGTAGCTTTTTTGGAGACTTTAGCACACATGGATTCATGCATGGATTTGTAATAGCAGAAAAAAGAGGAGAAAATGGCTTTGGATATGATCCGATATTTATCCCAAATGGCTTTAATAAAACCCTAGCAGAACTATCAGCACAAGAAAAAAATCAAATATCACATAGATACAAAGCACTAAAACTAGCTAAGTATATAATAGAAGCAATAGGCAATTAG
- the rplI gene encoding 50S ribosomal protein L9, with amino-acid sequence MKVLLLQDVRGLGKKGEICEVKDGYGKNFLIAKGMASAATNEVINKYKAMQKKIAEENAEQRSLMEMTAKKIEEITLKIVQKVGANGSLYGAITKEDIANALSEYRVEIDKKSIELKSPIKSTGIYEVEVKLGHGINAKLKVDVEAK; translated from the coding sequence TTGAAAGTATTATTATTACAAGATGTAAGAGGACTTGGCAAGAAAGGTGAAATATGTGAAGTAAAAGATGGCTATGGGAAAAACTTCCTAATAGCAAAGGGTATGGCAAGTGCTGCTACAAATGAAGTTATAAATAAATATAAAGCAATGCAAAAGAAAATAGCAGAAGAAAATGCCGAACAAAGATCACTAATGGAAATGACTGCTAAAAAGATAGAAGAAATAACTCTAAAAATAGTTCAAAAGGTAGGTGCAAATGGCTCACTATATGGAGCTATAACAAAAGAAGATATAGCAAATGCACTAAGTGAATATAGAGTAGAGATAGATAAGAAAAGTATAGAGCTAAAGTCTCCTATAAAATCTACTGGAATCTATGAAGTAGAGGTAAAGCTAGGACATGGCATTAATGCTAAGCTAAAAGTAGATGTAGAGGCTAAGTAA
- a CDS encoding MFS transporter: protein MKDLLQKTLPLSLILGARFFGLFVVMPLLSLYAFSLSGATPILIGIAMGGYALTQVIFQVPFGFLSDKFGRKSMIALGLIIFAIGSAICALSDDIYMLIIGRFLQGAGAVGGVVSAMIADLVNEEKRTKAMAFMGATISLSFVVAMIVGPIIGGIYGVSNLFWITFVLAIFGIVLLFVSVPEAPKITYSFNANTNEYSLIFKNKNLQIMNLTNFLQKGFMTLAFLIIPIALVKGFEMPKEELYKVYIPASILGLLSMAPAAIIAEKKGKFKSVMVTGVLFFVIAYLLMLSDNKWAFIAGIFVFFIGFSMHEPIMQSLASRYCKAHQKGSALGIFTSFGYLGTFVGALIGGHFYDFFGMLSISMFVVIASFLWILLFAFLANPTFQKNLYLPLCEHTRGEDLEVLVELVGILEWYINESERKAVIKYDKHLLEEQEIMDFIKIHLRDKFKE, encoded by the coding sequence TTGAAAGATTTATTGCAAAAAACATTACCTTTAAGCTTGATTTTAGGTGCTAGATTTTTTGGGTTATTTGTAGTAATGCCACTTTTATCTTTATATGCTTTTTCGCTTAGTGGTGCAACTCCTATTTTAATAGGTATTGCTATGGGTGGATACGCACTCACTCAAGTTATATTTCAAGTTCCTTTTGGATTTTTAAGTGATAAGTTTGGTAGAAAAAGTATGATAGCTTTAGGGCTTATTATTTTTGCTATTGGTTCTGCTATTTGTGCTTTGAGTGATGATATTTATATGTTGATTATAGGTAGATTTTTGCAGGGTGCTGGTGCTGTTGGTGGCGTGGTTAGTGCCATGATTGCAGACTTGGTAAATGAAGAAAAACGCACAAAGGCAATGGCGTTTATGGGGGCTACTATTTCTCTATCTTTTGTGGTTGCTATGATTGTTGGTCCTATAATTGGTGGAATTTATGGTGTGTCGAATCTTTTTTGGATTACTTTTGTTTTAGCTATTTTTGGTATTGTTTTGCTTTTTGTCTCTGTGCCTGAAGCACCAAAGATAACCTATAGTTTTAATGCAAACACAAATGAATATAGTTTGATTTTTAAAAATAAAAATTTACAAATTATGAATCTTACAAATTTCTTGCAAAAAGGATTCATGACTTTGGCGTTTTTGATTATTCCTATTGCACTTGTAAAGGGATTTGAAATGCCAAAAGAGGAGCTTTATAAAGTATATATTCCTGCTAGTATTTTAGGGCTTCTATCAATGGCGCCTGCGGCAATTATCGCAGAGAAAAAGGGCAAATTTAAAAGTGTAATGGTAACTGGTGTGTTGTTTTTTGTTATTGCTTATTTATTGATGCTTAGTGATAATAAGTGGGCATTTATTGCTGGAATCTTTGTGTTTTTTATTGGGTTTTCTATGCATGAGCCTATTATGCAAAGCCTTGCTAGTAGGTATTGTAAAGCACATCAAAAAGGAAGTGCATTAGGAATCTTTACTTCATTTGGATATTTGGGGACTTTTGTAGGGGCGCTTATTGGTGGGCATTTTTATGATTTTTTTGGAATGTTGTCTATTAGCATGTTTGTTGTGATTGCTTCGTTTTTGTGGATATTACTTTTTGCATTCTTGGCAAACCCTACTTTTCAGAAGAATCTTTATCTACCATTGTGTGAGCATACGCGTGGAGAAGATTTAGAGGTACTTGTTGAGCTTGTGGGGATATTAGAGTGGTATATTAATGAGAGTGAGCGTAAAGCAGTTATCAAGTATGATAAACATTTGTTAGAAGAGCAGGAAATTATGGATTTTATAAAAATACATTTACGAGATAAGTTTAAAGAGTAG
- the hslU gene encoding HslU--HslV peptidase ATPase subunit, translating to MENANMTPREIVAYLDEYIIGQNEAKRVVAIALRNRYRRLQLPKDIQEEVMPKNILMIGSTGVGKTEIARRMAKIMGLPFVKVEASKYTEVGFVGRDVESMVRDLVFASIALVKEEQKEKNAEKIEDYVLNKIVEKLIPPLPKGASEQKVEEYKVASERMKNRVINGEMDNLKIEINTPKRQVEVEDGNVPVEIIKVQETIAKVFSASKENPKKEVTIKEAKDLLKIEASESLLDMESIKQEGIKRAENSGIIFIDEIDKVAVSSNSQGRQDPSKEGVQRDLLPIVEGSLVNTKYGSVKTDHILFIAAGAFSLSKPSDLIAELQGRFPLRVELDSLDEEALYKILTQTKNSILRQYEALLGVENVKLIFKDEAIRALAHYSQMANEKTDDIGARRLHTVVERVIEDISFEAEKYSGESVEITESLVKEKLDVLVEDSDVTRYIL from the coding sequence ATGGAAAATGCAAATATGACGCCTAGAGAGATTGTAGCTTATTTAGACGAATACATTATAGGGCAAAATGAGGCAAAAAGGGTGGTAGCCATAGCTTTAAGAAATAGATATAGAAGATTACAACTTCCAAAAGATATTCAAGAAGAAGTAATGCCAAAAAACATACTAATGATAGGTTCAACTGGTGTGGGTAAAACAGAAATAGCAAGGAGAATGGCAAAGATAATGGGGCTTCCTTTTGTTAAAGTTGAGGCTAGTAAATATACTGAAGTTGGGTTTGTCGGTAGAGATGTGGAATCTATGGTTAGAGATCTAGTTTTTGCTTCTATTGCATTAGTAAAAGAGGAGCAAAAAGAAAAAAATGCCGAAAAAATAGAAGATTATGTATTAAACAAAATAGTAGAAAAGCTAATACCACCGCTACCAAAAGGTGCTAGTGAGCAGAAGGTGGAAGAATATAAAGTAGCTAGTGAGAGAATGAAAAATAGAGTAATAAATGGTGAGATGGATAATTTAAAAATAGAGATAAATACTCCAAAAAGACAAGTAGAAGTCGAAGATGGAAATGTGCCTGTTGAGATAATTAAGGTGCAAGAGACGATAGCTAAGGTTTTTAGTGCGTCAAAAGAGAATCCTAAAAAAGAAGTAACAATTAAAGAAGCAAAGGATTTATTAAAGATTGAAGCTAGTGAATCTCTGCTAGATATGGAGAGTATCAAGCAAGAGGGAATAAAGAGAGCGGAGAATAGCGGGATAATTTTCATAGATGAGATTGATAAGGTTGCTGTTAGTTCAAACTCTCAAGGCAGGCAAGATCCTAGTAAAGAGGGTGTGCAAAGAGATTTATTGCCTATTGTTGAGGGGAGCTTGGTAAATACAAAATATGGTAGTGTGAAGACTGATCATATATTATTTATCGCTGCTGGTGCATTTAGCCTTAGTAAGCCTAGCGATTTGATAGCCGAGCTTCAGGGGAGATTCCCATTAAGGGTGGAGCTAGATAGCTTAGATGAAGAGGCGTTATATAAGATTCTAACACAGACTAAGAACTCTATTTTACGACAATATGAAGCATTACTTGGGGTTGAGAATGTGAAATTAATCTTTAAAGATGAGGCAATAAGAGCGTTAGCTCACTACTCTCAAATGGCAAATGAAAAAACTGATGATATAGGCGCTAGAAGATTGCACACGGTGGTTGAAAGAGTTATAGAGGATATTAGCTTTGAAGCTGAAAAGTATAGCGGAGAGAGTGTGGAAATCACTGAATCTTTAGTAAAAGAAAAGCTAGATGTATTAGTAGAAGATAGTGATGTTACTAGGTATATATTATAA